Sequence from the Clupea harengus chromosome 20, Ch_v2.0.2, whole genome shotgun sequence genome:
GGTCCTATTGGTCAACAAGGACCCCCATAGCTCCACCCCTGTGGTGCTCCCAGTCCCGCCCCCAGAAGATATGCTCCAACCAGTGCAGCCCAAACAGGCCACACCCACCAGCAAATCTGCAccagccacacccacacagaacacCCCCGCACTCCCCCAAGCCCCTCCCCCTAAACAGCAGACTCCGCCCAGCAGCGTAGACCCAGCGGCCTCGGAGTCAGGTGGGACTAATACTCGTTTACTTTTCAAAAACAGCTCACTTTTTTCAGGTCATGATTTGAAGTGTCTAAACTCTCGACCCCTTTTtcccctctcgctttctctctctctctctctctctctctttctctatctccccctccctccatctctttctctctctctctctctctctctctctctctctctctctctctctctctcgctctctcgcctcttgctctctttttctctctgtaggGTTGTCCAGTAATAGCTCCAGTGCCCTCAGCTTAACCCCGCCTCCAGACAACCCATCTGCCAAGGAAGCCTCCTCATTGGACACTCTTCAGTCCTCTGCCTTATTGGACAgcagctcctctctccctgcctccaatGCTGTCTTTGAACCAATCAAATCTGatgcctgtaagtgtgtgtgtgtgtgtgtgtgatatgtatgtgtgcacatgtgcaagAAGAGTAATTGGGTGTAATTGAAGCATGATAAGGCATTGGGGTTGGAGCCCTAACGGCCCTctgcacacagctgtgtgtgtgtgtgtgtgtgtgtgtgtgtgtgtgtgtgtgtgtgtgtgtgtgtgtgtgtgtgtggagctagTGGTTACTTAGGCAACATTGAGAGACTTATGCCACAAAGGCTGATAAAGAGGTTATCTTTCCCcgcacacagacgtacgcacacactctcatgatTCCATTGTACAAACTTCCCCTTGGCAATGTCCTGTGGTTATTGCACAGTTCAGCGGCTGCAATGGTGAAAAGCTTAAAGACAAatgccttgtctttgtgtgaaGCGTACAAAGCTCCACggtcaactcacacacactacatatgcAGTTACACTCACACTGGTCTCTCCCATTCACTGCATATGTAGTTAGACACTTACACTGGTCTCTCCCATTCACTGCATATGTAGTTAGACACTTACACTGGTCTCTCTTATCTCGCCCCTTTCACCCACCCCAGGAAAACCTGTCTGTGGGCAGCACAGCATCTTACTGTTAAGGCATTTGAGAAGTGAAACGTGTTAAAAGCAGTGAAGCCCAAACTATGCtctctgagtgactgagtgactgactgagtgactgagtgactgagtgatggctggctggctggctgtcccAGTTCATCACAGCTGATGAGCCTGTTCTGTACTTCTGTTTCAGTGTTGGACTTCCCCAAGGAGATGTCCGAGATGTTTGACCCAACTAAAGGTACCCGCCACATCAGTCTGAGTGTCTTCAGTGGTGCTCTCAAGGGAGAGATGCACACCCCAGTCAATATTACATGATTCTGGGACTATTTCTAATTGatgtccctctccccctcccctctgtatctctcctccccctcccctatacagtaccagtcaaaagttttggcacactttctcattctttctcaagttttttctttacttttgttattttctacatggtagaaacactttttttgtttagaacatcattccatatgtgttctttcgtagtttaatttttttcagtattaatctacaatgtagaaaataataaaagtaaagaaaacacttaaaaaaataaaggtgtttccaaacttttgactggtactgtatatctctctcttccccctcccctctatatctctctcctctctcttccccctcccctctatatctctctcctctccctcccctctgtatctctctcccctccctaccctatatctctcctctccctcccctctatatctctctcctctccctcccctctgtatctctctcctctccctaccctatatatctctcctctccctcccctctgtatctctctcctctccctaccctatatatctctcctctccctcccctctatatctctctcctctccctcccctctgtatctctctcctctccctaccctatatatctctcctctccctcccctctgtatctctctcctctccctaccctatatatctctcctctccctcccctctatatctctctcctctctcctccccctcccctctatatctctctctcctcccctttatctctcctccctccatccgattggctctgtctctcaccctatCTCCCCACCCCTGTCCTTCtaagaccccatgcagacgaagcctagtttgcctgaacccgggttcatttttcacacatatcaactttttaaatcgcgtgcacatgaacccagcgaatccgattgactcagctgtagtacatccaccacgcctgttggtggcgctttggtgctacagacaactgaagaaaacggagaagaagacaggagcatgctatcaaagtaacatatgacagtagttgagctccaactagcaacgtttagcttagccgcatagcctacatttaatctgcacagtaacacattatggtggtttataaaatcagtggtaagagcagactgtaggttaagcgaaaaataattatatttgttattgataataaagagtttagaacagtgcaacaaagcaatttgcaacatgacatgtctgagttgtttaaatgcctgtgctttatggagatgctgagcttgagcacgagagaccacaatgcaagtgctgtggatcctggatgtttcatggtttacaattgcttccaatttcatggttttattactaacaacaaatgtaggctattgttgagggctttgtccttcacatactgtaggctaccgctgaagtaacgttaacgctagctagtagctatcgctatcgttgtctgacaggactaaagcttacgtaacattcatctgttttgaaacttccgtctataataaaaaatcttttcacgtcagatttgctcatataggctattgctgacacttttaaaactggtttttgaaaaatggtctgatgcaaatagattaaacagtgatagattaaagtgtggcttgttaatgtcatccctttcctaacaacagatagatagatacatttgtattaatcccggtagggaaattcacgtggaaaaggagcaaggtaataggaagatttttttttttaaaactggagagctgttataactggctgccaaactcactgcgccatggcaacccattcagttattaaataatgccggttgtgtccattgttctggctggtctaatgatgcgatcacgtggggcaatccgattaggtatgcgattagcgtgcagacgaacaccaaccgcAACCtgatttcgagtttactcactttggacccccgattcgagggagtgcggatacagtgtgcggatacagtgcgttcgtctgcacgatagggctatctgGTGACGGggttctccgggttcaggcaaactagactccgtctgCATTGGGCCTAAGTAAATGATGTTCCATGCCTAatactgtgtgtttacagaaTGATCtgatattgattgattgattgattctctctctctctctctctctcccacagagagTACTGATCTTCTGGACGACCTCATGGCTTCTGAGGGTGAGTTTGTCAGTCTCTGGTTTCCCCACTGTGGGACATTGGAGTGGAGCATGTACTTCTCACATATATCAGAAATGCGATGTACTTCTCACATATATCAGAAATGCGTTGTACTTCTCACATGCATCAGAAATGCGTTGTACTTCTCACATGCATCAGAAATGTGATGTACTTCTCACATATATCAGAAATGCGTTGTACTTCTCACATATATCAGAAATGCGTTGTACTTCTCACATATATCAGAAATGCGATGTACTTCTCACATGCATcagaaatgctttttttttaccaggatGCAGTGGCAACTTGCAAAGAATGGAAAATTAAGCTCTTGCTATTTAAaatatctccccctctctctctctctcttccctcccccccgctctccctccttccctcctgcaGTCTTCTCCCCACTGCTGCGGCTCTCTCCTCCCCCGGGTGACCATGACTACATCTACAATCTGGACGAGAGTGAAGGCTTGTGTGACCTCTTCGATGTGCCCATCTTCTAGTCTTTCTCCCAAACTCACTCACCGCATATGTGGCATTTACTTGTCATTCCTTTTGTCCCCTCCCCCTGCCGAACAGAGTTGGCCGACTCTATTTTTGAAAGACTGTTGTATAAGCTGATTTCTTAAATGTCGATATTTTTCATAAacctgttttattatttttgtaagAAAAGCAAAATACGTTAAGAGGATCCTGAGAGATCAGTTCTGCCCTGTTTATAGAAGTGGCTATTATGTCACAAGACTCTTTATGACATCACAAAGCAGTGGTCATCCTTGCCCAGATTCTCCTATGATGTCACAGACCTTCTCCACACCACGAAGATCTTATGACCTCACTGGCCTGTGATGATGCCTCAACGTTTTTGACATCATAGAAGCAGCTGATTGGTTGATGGTCATTACCTGCTCATAATTTTGGGAGGATTTGCTGCAGCAGCCAATGGAAATAAAATCGTGGACATTTAGGGGTTGAAACTcagtagtacacacacatgcacacactttcactctcattCAGGCATACAGTAACAATTACTGTATCTATGTATAAGGTCAACAATTGCATTGATGAAAGTGAACCAAATGAGGTGCATAAATGAAGATGGAAAatcattgtgtgtgagagagagaaagagtgtgtgtgtgtgtaagagagagagagagagatcacagtgGCATGATTCAGGTGCATCGTGTgcatccagatgtgtgtgtgcctgttctgGAGagcagaagctgtgtgtgtgtgtgtgtgtgtgtgtgtgtgtgtgtgtgtgtgtgtgtgtgtgtgtgtgtgtgtgtgtgtgtgtgtgtgtgtgtgtgtgtgtgtgtgtgtgtgtgtgtgtgtgtgtgtgtgtgtgtgtgtgtctggctggctgTTCTGGAGagcagaagctgtgtgtgtgtgtgtgtgtgtggctgttctgGAGAgcataagctgtgtgtgtgcctggctgtTCTGGAGagcagaagctgtgtgtgtgtgtgtgtgtgtctggctgttcTGGAGagcagaagctgtgtgtgtgtgtgtgtctggctgttcTGGAGAACAGAAGCTGTGTGAGTGAATAAGAGAGTAAAACTGTTTAACGTAGCTGTCAGAGGTGCTGAGCTGTGCTAAAGCCCCCATTTTCCACTTCCTTACATTCATTGGTTGgttgccactgtgtgtgtgtgtgtgtgtgtgtgtgtgtgtgtgtgagagagagtgtgtgtgatgtgatattCCAGGGGTGTTGCAGTTGTGATGTCTCTGTCATACAGTACTCCTCAGACACGCTGCAGTGCACTAAAACATACTTACCCAGCATCTTGAGCACTCAGATCACAgcatgcccctgtgtgtgtgtgtgagtgtgagagctgtagtagggtgtgtttgagagagagtgaggctgtGGTTCATGTTTGTAGTGTGTAAATGTAGGATGCagatgtgtgggtgagtgtgtgtttgtgtgagtgtatatgatGAGAtgcatatatttttgtattttcagAAAGGCCTATCAGACTCAAACTACTCTCAGTCGCAATTCAGGTTGTCATCATTTTAATATCGCACTTTACAGTCCTCACGTCACTGCCTCCACACAGTACTCCTGCTCCAGTGACAAAGTCTAATTTCTACCCAAACCCGCGAAAATAGCCCCAAACACATGATATAATCCCTGCATATGTCACTAGTTTGTATTCCCTTCCCATCAGCAATAAAATTAGTTGAACCCATTTGGTTGTTTTTGTCAGGCTTTCATTTCTgtggcatttgtttgtttgttcattcattaaatAAGCAATACATTTATACATCTTTACCGGGACCTGGCAGGACTTTTGGTGGGCGTTCCATCTGCAGAAATGACTGCTGGGAGATGATCCAACCAGTTCAGTTTGTATGACTCCAAACAGTGAAACAAGCCCTGATTGTTAATCCtgaaacatgcaaaaaaaaattgacaaaAAAAGTATTGTATTATGAATCAATTCTGAGCCTTGATACAACCTTTTTCTGAGGATTTTATGTACACTTCAAGAAAATAGCTTGTCTGTGTGCTCATTGACCGCGGGGGGCGACATATTACTCATTTGATTCatgagaaaggaagaagagggggaaacgTGTGACGTGTAACTGATGCGCTGAAAACGTCATTCAGAAACGCTGATGTGTTGCTTCTTCCATTGGGTTTACATGGTGAACTTTGGGCTTGTATTTAGCTACAGTATTCATTTCTAAACATGCAATAACGGGAAACAATAAGGCGACGATTGTTTAAACGTGTGAAGGCTACCACAGAGAAACGGGAAGCAGCCGAGGACATGGCGGTAGGTTATAAATTGTCTGTCGTGTTCGTGGCGAGCTGCTTAGTGTACACTGTTATTGACAGAACCAGCCGGTGAGTTAGCAAAGCGGTTATAGCAGGCGGATCTGGGTTTCTAAAGTACGCTTATTttacctgatttttttttttttttttaaatagctagATATGTATGCATTATGCTAGGTGTGTATGCATTATCGTTGGTAGTGATTTTGTTTGTCGTGCTGAATTTCTGTCGACATGCTGTCGATTCTGGATTTAACTAGATTAATTCTCCTGTTGTCCGGATGAGACGTTGTTTCCCTTAAAATGCCCTCTCCCCTTTATTGCACCCTCACGAGCAGCCTAAAGGCAAGGTCGGCACGAAAGGCAAGAAGCAGATCTACGAGGAGAACGATGCGACTATGAAATTCTACACTCGAGTCATTCTGGGAGCGAATGTAAGTGCGGATTTTCTCTGGCATTGCTCAGTATTATGATTAGCTAACGGCACTGTAGTACTGTTGCCCCATATGGGTGGCAGAATAGTGTTGCTATGTGGCCTTGATGTGTCGGGGTGGATCCTAGCATAAGCCCTTGATTATTGTCATtgactttctttcttctcagGCCATATATGCGGGGATAAACTTGCTACTCTTCTACAATTCGTCTACATTCTCGACATGGGTGAGAGCATGGCTAGTTTTACACACATTTCCGTGTCCTGATTCATCTTGCGTTGCTGATGTTTCTCACCTCTGGTTCTCTATTAAATGCTCTTTCTGTCACCTCCCCTGgtaacccccccccttcctctgacctcctgtgtgttgccatggcagctgcTGCTGGTCTTTTCGCTGGCTGTGTATGCCGCTAGCTACCGGTCCATGGCAGCCATGGCCAAGCCAGCCTTCGCTGAGGACGGGAGTTTGCTGGACGGAGGCATCGACCTCAACATGGAGCAGGGCATGGCcgagtgagtctgtctgtctgtctgtctgtgtgtttgcttatgttTACAGTATGACAGGATTAAACACACAGGCTGGGAAGTCCGTTGAAACGCTGCAACACTGACACTGCCCTGaattttgaggtgtgtgtgtgtttactccatATTCACAGGGCAGTACTGCCGACCAGGATATAGCTCACTGacagctcgtgtgtgtgtgtgtgtgtgtgtgtgtgtgtgtggattgaccTCTACACTAAGAATGTATTTGTATATCGGCTGACTCTTCCCCCCTACTCCCTCCCTGTAGGCACCTGAAAGATGTGATCCTCCTGACGGCCATAGTGCAGGTCCTCAGCACCCTCTCCTCCTACTTCTGGTACATCTGGCTGCTGGTACGTCCACTGTCCTCtcatgaccccatgacccccgGATGGCTCTGTCCTCTCATGACGCACTATTTATTACCTGAGCCTGTCCATCAACTCAGCTCAGAGGGGCAGGAATGGCTGATTGATGCTGGCTTGTAATCTGCTGATTTTATGTAGGCAGTGTTgttcattaaaacattaaaagagACTTCatttatgtcattttttttcatgaGATGATTTTCAGATGCCAGGTTTAGTGGGTTTCATGAGCAGACACCTTTTGTTCTCTCAACATGACAGAAACCAGTCTGTGGCACTTACCACACCGACTTATCAAGGTTAACATGCAGTAAGTAATCAAGGgaaataacaatatatttttctctcttgctgtctgtccctccctttctgtctgtctgtctgtccctctctctctgtctgtcaggccCCTGCTCGTGCGATGCAGCTGCTGTGGGTGAACTTCCTGGGTCCATGGTTTTCTGCGTCGTCTCCGTCGGCCCCTGAGGAGGTGAACGAGAAGAAACAGCGACGCCAGGAAAGACGACAGATGAAGAAATTCTGACCCCATTCTTTTatcatttctttcttcttctttttttttttttttttttttttttttagaaaaccaCATGATTATCCACAGCCAACCAAGGACAGTTGAACTACATTACTCTCAAACAAACGTCTGGGTTAAAAAGTGGTGTGATCAAacatgtcatacacacacacacacacactcactcactcactctcagccTCCTGTTCCAGTCCTGCCACTGTCTTGGTTTCTCTCctgttcacactctctctctcttcccaccccATCTCACGCTCTCTTACAGCTGTAAATTGCTCTTCTCTCTGATACCACGTGGGGGCAGTATACTTATGACTCTACTCAGGGCTTCCTCACAAAGACTGAGCTGCATGGTTGGCCTCTGTGAAGTCCAGTTGTACGATTCAGCAGCTTAACTGTCTGTTTTAATGGTGTGTTAGGTGGCAGAGTTCTAAACAGATGCCCCTCCATGCGGACGTCTGTGAGTTGGGGTCAGCTGCATAGCATGCTCCACATCAGTGACGGGTGTCTCTCTTGACCGGGCTCaactgtgtgacgtgtgtgtgtgtggtgctggcaTGAGTTTAGTCAttttacatgtttacagtaCGACGGTGTTGAACACGCCGACTGTGAAGTCCTTTGAAACAGTGCATCAAATGTAATGATTTGAAGGTGCGGATGTggtacagaggtgtgtgtctgtgtttgaaaagACAGTAAGGGTTATTTTCCAAGGTCTCGAGCCCTTTAAAGCCAAGATGTGAGACGCGAGATGATGTTGGTTGTTCTCTGAAACTCGGCATGGCAATAAAGAATGActgactgtgttgtgtgctcgCTGCCACTTCAGTTGACTGTTAACTGTTTCACTTAACGGTTCACCCGTGGCTTGCGTGAACTCCTCGTCTGCTTGTAGagtctgtgtttgggtggggaggagatgagggctGGAGGGAGACTGGCTGTGTTCACACTGGATGCACGGCTCTGGAGGGAGACTGGCTGTGTTCACACTGGATGCACGGCTCTGGATTTTCATATTGAATATTTCTGGCCCCTCGTCCGTTAGCTGTCCAAATAtggcttttttttctgaaatgctatatgtgtgtctgcctgaATAACGCTACTGCAGTGTCTTAATGTACATACGAAATAAATTTCAATATAAAACTCTAATTTGCATTGTATTTTTTATCTTTAACGGATCCCGAAGACTAAATACGTTTTAATGTGATTTAACATCTTATTCTCATTACTCCTAACTGCTCCAAACAACCTAACCATTACTTTATTCCCTTTTTCGCAGTGGGATCTAACCCTTGAGTCACTAAACGCTATCGGTAATAAATGTTTTGGATGCTGCACCTCAATGACGTTTTTTCGTAGCCCGGTCAGCTCAAGGATaccatttagaaaaaaaatatcgTCTAGTCTAAGTGAACAAACTAGTTTAATAGATTAAGGGCCCTTTTATTTAACTAATGCAAATTAAACACTCCATTTGTCGTTAAGATTTTCTTTTGtataatgtgatgtgtgtcggTCAGATCTGACGAAAGTTCACCACCTTCTAACCTCAGAACTGAATAAACGCCACGTACGTTTCCCTGCAACTCAACTTGATCGCAAGGGTGGCCGGAGTGCTGTTTGAGCGGCAGAGACTCGCACCAACCACATCTCCGTGCGGTGCATATTCCACTACGACGAGGCAGTGTCCGTCCAATCAAAacccaacaacaaaacaattattcGACAGACGATACTATTTCTTTCTGGGCTTGCTAGCAAGGTTGGCTAATTCCACAACCAGAGCTTTACCCTCTCCCTTTACATCTACTAGATGTCAGAATAACACTGAAATCTAGAGCTAACGAGTCTCCGTGATGCGAGCCCgctaggaaggaaggaaggaatgagAGGTCGACATAGAAGAAGCAGGAGACATTTAAACTAGCCTGACAGACACTCAGCTCTCAAAGTAAGCAAATCTAACGTTACAGCTAATAACAGCGTTATCGGAGGAGAGGTAAGGTAACGTTAACCTAACGGTGTATCTGTGCTTGTTTATTGGATATAATTTTCAGATTCTTGAGCGTTAGCTTGCCAGCAAGCATTTTAGAAAACAGACCATTTAACGGAATAGTTCATTTAAATAACAGCTAATGATATCTGTTAACTATACCTTACCGGCCGCAAATTACGGTAGCAGAACTAACGTTAGTGGTTTTCAGAATTATTACCAGAATAATTTTATAACTATGTATtctgcttgctagctagctagctagccagccaaTAAGCATGGTATTAAACATGTTATAACCTGATAT
This genomic interval carries:
- the tmem208 gene encoding transmembrane protein 208, which translates into the protein MAPKGKVGTKGKKQIYEENDATMKFYTRVILGANAIYAGINLLLFYNSSTFSTWLLLVFSLAVYAASYRSMAAMAKPAFAEDGSLLDGGIDLNMEQGMAEHLKDVILLTAIVQVLSTLSSYFWYIWLLAPARAMQLLWVNFLGPWFSASSPSAPEEVNEKKQRRQERRQMKKF